attctcaaagtgtttaatctcACTTTAAGATCTCCAGTTCTGCAACGTGGATTGATTTCTGTAGTCTCCTACTTGAGGAAATACTTCAGTCTTAACACAATTCTctataataaaagtctaaaaaaataaataaagaaaaacaacaaaacactttgcaatgtttatttattatcttttttttcctGTTCTTAGTTCAGTTTAAATGTTTGCACTGACAATGCTAACTGCAATGGGTCTTGTAGGATCCAAAAAAAAGTGACCTTGCAACATGCTAAACAGTGTTTTCTTGATCAGTGTAGGATTTCAGGCAACAGAGATACAATGAACATATTCCAGAAGTTTTCAAGGGTAATCTACCTCTATCTAAGTTGCTGAACCATGCAAGTTTTGGTAGAAAATTACAGTTTAAAATgaattgtatatataaacacatgcagacacacacacatgtatatatatatatatatatatatatatatatatatatatatatatatatatatatatatatatatattccatacatATTATATTccatgtatattttatataaaatcaattaattaaacaattcttcaatGTTACATTATTTATTCCATGTACTGTTTAAAGGAACAAGGAAAGTATGTATTATAATGACATATTTCAGAAAACtgttataaatatgtttgtattaaaaaaggattaaataaaacctgttttaaatggaaaattgcaggACTTGTGTTGCATACTGCTGTACACATGAgcattggctgataggtatatGCCCCATAGCTGTATTGGTGGCAAGGAAAAAAGTAGTATGATAAAGTACATGAACAACTGCTTTCAAAAACTTTGTACAACAGAAATGCAAGACACATTAGATTACTTTTTTGAGGAAGAAACTGCTGCTATATTCGTACAGTATAAAAACTGTGATGCAGCCATATTAAGGAATTGTTACCTGATTACATGTGGTCATGGAATAAATATTTACCCAGTTAACTGTATTTATAACTAATCTATAAAAAAGTAAAGAGAAACCTAACAAATCAAGATACATTTGTTAGAATGCAAACATTtttaagagaaataaataaataaatatatataccattTGGAGCAAATTACTCTTGACTAAAGATGGCCGGCTGGTAAACCCATTAAAAGAATTTTCAAGCCACTACATAGGAATGTACTCTTAAGACACTTATTCATCAGCTCATACTCTTCTATTATATTCTAAAAATTGAATTAACATACTGTACTTGATTGGCCAGTAATTGAATTTAGACCCCTCTCTTGAAGACTGTTTTCttttctgccagatgttcagttccAAGGCTAGTTCATAACTACAAACAAGCAGTGCAATGCATTGTGTAGCATTATTTAAATAGTTTTACAAAAACGTGTTTGATTTTAAGgtgacaaaaaaaatgtttaaaaaatgattTACTATTAAAACATACAGGGAGATTTATGATATATGGTATATATTGTCCTTACGcaaacttaaagggatggtaaactgacCTTTTAAActcttttctatatatttttggtattaaataaatatactggCGCCTTCAATTTCTCTCTAACTTACTGTCAACTATTGTATCCGACTGTAATCCAGCTATGTGTCAATCTTCTAACACAACCTATTcacgtaatagtttttttttttttatcggctTTCTACTACCCAATCGGATCTCCATCCAACTGGCTCGCTTTAGTCAATGTGATGTCCTATAGCGCATGCGTGTAGTTGTGCAACAGCTAGTAAAATCCGATGTCACTTTCATTCTTTGCGCGCGTTAACAATTATAGATGCGCATGCGTAATAGCCTTAACAAATAGTTTGATTGAATGTTTACTGTAAATACTGCCCATGACGGAATTGCACATGCATATTGTTATTACAATTAACGGGAGCGCGCAATAACAGTGATGTATGTAGGGGGCGGTAATGATAGAGACGTCACTTGTTTGACTTACAGAGTGGGTGGAGTTAGAGTTCGAAAAAAAAGTCAGGTCGGTAAGTTCTAATCAAATTAAAAAGTTATACTTGcgactaatataatttttatatttggtGGTTGGAATGTATATAATACTGTTATAGTGCATAGATATATGAGATTAcatattgtttaccatcactttaataaaataatgtatgcaATGAAAAAAAGATAGTTGGGAACATAGAAGgtaacattagatttttttttatacatctttAATTGTACAGCCTCATTTGTATGTGAATGTGGATGCTAAATTGTTCCTCCAAAATATTATTACTGCTGTGTTATTAAGCAAAAGCCTAACATAgaatgggaattaaagggacatgaaccccaattgtttctttcttgattcagatagagctcttgttttcaaacctgttctcacacctccctaacaggccacattttgaggatatctgaactggagcacaggtgaaataatcatctgattaataatccagaaaacctggtctgttggggaggcctgagcacAGGTTCGAAAACCAGTAagaaagagcaaacaattttaaatcactttccaatttatttctgttatctaatttattttgttctctttgtatcctttgttgaaaagtctacctagataggctcaaaagctgctgattggtggctgcacatatatgcctcttgtcattggctttcagctagctaccagtagagcattactgctcttttaacaaagataattaatcaaattagatagaaatagattggaaagttgtttaatattgtatgatctacttaaataattaaagtaaaatttggggttctatgtccctttaagtacaatgtaTATCCAGTGTCAATgccctttaaataaagtgtttttttgtttttttactgtgatGCGcaataattgtttatttattttttacattcttCTTACAATTTACCTCTGAAATAATTGTTTTCACTGCCCTGAGAAGCTATAGTACATCGGGCATACTGCTGCGGATTTCTGGcccacatacatactacacagtgattgtttgagcaGTGCACAAGCACTTTTTATGCATTCCTAATTTACTACAGCAAAGGAGACAGGATAAACATATTCAGGGTTTACAGACTGCAATATAATGCCagttgtaaattattttaaaacatttattttgtatgtccactttttattttaaaacatttattttgtatgtccaCTTTTTACAATGCAATGCACAACatttaaaaatgcaagtgaaagatgttttttttatgttatttatttaatttttttgttacatATGATAGTATACTAGCACTATCTCTATAACAATACATTTGCTCAAAGTTGCACCaaagcacagcacagtacagtatataAGCCAGACTGGAGGGCATCATCTCACATGCTGTCAAACAGGTGCCTAATGAAGATCACAGGTTGTAATTTCATCAATATAAATTGTCCCAATGAAAGGTTTCATAATGCCTTTTCATCATACTCTTACCATGTACCTTGTAGAGAGAGTTATCACAGATTCACAACACCTCTCACTGTGCCTAATATGGCTCAAACTGAACCATTCTTCACTGTTTAACTCCTTCCTATTCTGCATGCATCTAATTTCTTTTTACTTCCTCCTCAAGTAAATGCACTATTGTTAAAACCCTACAACCTAGTATGGGACTTACCGAATATGCAGGACACACAAACATATTCAGTAAatactatatatgaatatatttgtatatgttatgtatttatgttcCTGCCACAATATTTTGTCTTTTAGTTTATATAAATAGAAGCAAAAATCTTTAGATACAAGTGTAAGgagatttgtatatttttttttccaattttgttTTCTGGGGGTACATAGAAGCATGACACCAGAAATCAATTGCTCTAGTCAGTAAATTTTGACTTCTTGGGTAtaactatttacagtaaaaaaaaaaaggtagttgGTATTGGGGGAGCTGTTAGGATATTTCAACAGTCATTCTGAAATCTGATGCTTTTCTCAAAACATTTATTGGTCTATTGAACTTTATGATTAGCTTAGAAGAGCCATGGTTACCCAGGGACCCCAATGCCAGCAGAacatttataaattgttattgtttcCTCCCCGTACAGTCCTGTGTAGCAATGGTGCCCAGAACCCAAATCTAACCCATCTTATCTCAGAGGACACCCCACTAGATTCCCATATCTCCCCACAAACTCAAAGAAACTTAAAGggtcaaaccccccaaaaatattttgtaattcagatataaaatacaattttactcctattatctaatttgtttcattctcttggtatcatcatgtgttgaaggagcagcaatgcactactggtctctaactgaacacatggttgagccaatgacaatcactgtatatatgcagccaccaatcaacagcaagaacctaggttctttgctgctcctgagcttgtatAGATAAACcttgcagcaaaggataacaagagaaggaatcaaataaaataatagtagtaaattggaaagttgtttaaaattgtattctctatctgaatcatgcaagaaaaatgttgggtttcatgtccctttaaagatctttaCTTACTTTGCCAAACTGTGAACATAAAAGGTTTTTCATTTTAAGTTTATTTACCTAAAACAAAGCTATTTAATTGATCTGGAAATTTTTGGCTGAGGTCAGTGGTGATTCTAGGGGctgctgtgtgctgtgtgctaAGTAACCTGGTATTTATTGTAGCACACCCAGATTTCAAATAGGTCAACAACCATAGATTTGCAAGGCCCCTTTTACATGTCTTACACCCCACCCAGAACAATAAGAGGAGTACATGGTACCTGCTCTGATACCTTTGGTAGCACCCAAATCTTATCAGGACTAGGGTCCCTGCCTAACTGTATCATTTGCAGTGCCTTCTGATTGAGTACTAACCTGCATTATGCCTGCAGCTGATACTTGTGTACCTATAAACTCTTACAGACAGCAGTGGAAGGAACTAGAGGTAACAGTGATTAAGGCTCTTTCAAGAAGGTCAAAGCAAAAGTTTTATCTTAAGCAAGTatgctattttacatttaaagggacattgtagtttaaaaataaataataacacaaatgtttgattaaagtattttatttttaaacaaacaccatgttgtttaaagggacagtatactgtaaacttGTTTCCCCTTAATATATatccaatggcttgttataccagctgcagaatataaataattgcattttcaggttaatttgtgtatatgacatagctggttttgtgctttgaagccacaGTCTATTACAATGTGTTGGGCTTGCAGGTAAAataagatctcattatgttattactttgtgtacacacacatgcgtTCTTATATTATATTTGTAAACTAAAGCTCaacagagaacaatggaaaatgatttattagttatctcttctaaaCCCCATTAGGAGTTTAATTTCTGCTACTGGCTTTGTTTACATTGTCTGTCAATagcatagaaactttcagtataggtgaggaTACAACAGGTAAATcacctatttcaaatgctgaaataagggtaaacaataaacgtgtaaaaaatgtaatacactccagtaggtacaaAGGATCATTAGGAACAGATTTGTGGGTAAACTGTTCCTTTGTCCTTCAAAAGTTGCAGTCAAATATACACTCCTGCAACAATCCCAATTTTCTCAAGATTGTGCTATGAATAGTAAATGgagcatacatatgtatgcattcTTTTTTCatttgctcaccacttgtattatcATTTGTTGTTGCACAGAAGCACAACCTTTTGATACaatgtggtttatttatttttattattttctttaacaaTATGGCTTTTAACACTGTTGCTATATCTGTAACCTAGCAATCAAAGGCTTTAAAAATTATATATGGAAGGGAAATATTTGCCTATCGTGATATAAGGTACTTttatttattaactatataatagtaAAGAGAACTGAAAGGCTTTTCGAGTTATACATAATCTTCTTACCTGACTATCATATGCCTCTGTAAATTTCTTTCCATTAACACCTAATATTGCTTTCATATTTCAACGCTCATTACTAGCTTCAAGAATGTAGTATTAGAATAACCCTTGGTCTATATAAAtatgacatttattaaaaaacaatccaATTTAAAGTGTTAAAACAGGAGTTATTCAAACCAATGAATTGTGTAAAACCTGTATTATTTTAACCTCTGGGTTACCAGTCTACTCTGTATCAATGCATTGCAGCCCTTCTTGACACACAACGAGTTAATATAATTATTGAATTAAAGCAGGGTTTCCTTACTGCAataacaaagggggggggggggtcagcattCCATTAGGTTTACAGCATGACAATATAGGTACATATAAGATCTAAATACATTCTGGATATAATGACTAGGAtaaaatattatttgtctgtttttttctgCCCTGTTTGTAATATAGCCTGCAGGGTGAGTGTACTAAAAGTATCCATCAAGCTAGTGAAAATAAAGCAGACTGCTGTGCTGCATTAGGGTGAGATTACTGTATTACAGCGCCCCCCTGCCTGTCAGGCACCCTCCCCCTCTTATAAAGGCTGCTTGCAGCATCAATCAAAGCAACAAAAAAATTCCTTCCATAATATTTCAACTCCAAGGCTGCCTCTTAGTGGATGAGAGCAATCTGTCAAGCCAGCCAGGGAGCCTCCCCCAAGCAGATCAGGTTTCCCCTGACTGACAGGGTTACCATGACGAATAATTTGACTAAAACTGTTGTCTTATCCTCTCAGTCCCAGGGTCAGATAACCGACCAATCACAGAGCTCACAATCATTTTTCATGCCAGTTtagaataatattattaaaaaaaaggcagccagACAGAGGGTGAGCAGACTTTACTGCTATATTATCTCCAAGTCACTGCAACTTTTAAGGGGAGGGAAAACTAGTAGAGGATCACAACAGGGTATTGAACAAAAAAAGGTGCAGCTAGCAGTGACTGAAAAAGTTTTACTTTACTGTGTGCTGCTTTTTTATGGCCTGTTTGTTGGATTGAATAGCAGAACAGAACCTGGGCTCCCCTCTGCCAGTGGCCCCTGGACACGGATTCCCCCTTAAATCTTATTGTCCCTGGAGCTGGAGCCCCGTTTCCCCGTGGTTCTGATTTTGGAGCCCCACCGTATCTTTTATTATTGGAGCCCCGGGAAGCTCTCAGTGGATGGTGTCAGTAGCGCGCTGGAGCTGAACAGAGGATCATGTCTATGCTGCCAACGTTTGGATTCACCCAGGAGCAAGTGGCCTGTGTGTGCGAGGTGCTTCAGCAAGGGGGCAATATAGAGAGGCTGGGGCGCTTCCTATGGTCCCTGCCAGCCTGTGAGCACCTCCATAAAAATGAGAGTGTTCTCAAGGCCAAAGCGGTGGTGGCTTTTCATAGGGGCAACTTCAGGGAACTCTACAAGATCCTAGAGAGTCACCAGTTCTCCCCGCACAACCACCCGAAACTGCAGCAGCTGTGGCTCAAAGCTCACTATATCGAAGCCGAGAAGCTTCGGGGGCGCCCCCTAGGGGCGGTGGGGAAATACAGGGTGCGCAGAAAGTTCCCCCTGCCCAGGTCTATTTGGGACGGGGAGGAAACCAGTTACTGCTTCAAGGAGAAGAGCAGAAGCGTCCTGCGGGAGTGGTATGCCCACAACCCCTACCCATCACCCAGGGAAAAGAGGGAGCTGGCAGAGGCCACTGGACTCACCACCACCCAGGTCAGCAACTGGTTTAAAAACAGGAGGCAGAGGGACCGCGCTGCGGAGGCCAAGGAAAGGTACGAGTAAGTAATCACCCAATCTTACACTTTCAATTTAATACATGAAGCATAGACTGCAAGCTCTTGGGATCAGGGCTGTATAATAAGCATAGAGGGGATCAGGGCTAGTTTAATAAGCATAGAAAGGATAAGGGCAAGTATAATAAGCATAGAGGGGGTCAGGGCTGGTATAATAAACATAGAGGGGATCAGGGCAAGTATAATAAGCATAGAGGGGATCAGGGCTAGTTTAATAAGCATAGAAAGGATAAGGGCAAGTATAATAAGCATAGAGGGGGTCAGGGCTAGTATAATAAACATAGAGGGGATCAGGGCAAGTATAATAAGCATAGAGGGGATCAGGGCAAGTATAATAAGCATAGAGGGGATCAGGGCTAGTATAATAAGCATAGAGGGGATCAGGGCTGTATAATAAACCTAGGGGGGATCAGGGCTAGTATAATAATCATAGAGGGGATCAGGGCTGTATAATAAACATAGGGGGGATCAGGGCTAGTATAATAAGCATAGAGGGGATCAGGGCTAGTATAATAAACATAGAGGGGATCAGGGCTAGTATAATAAACATAGAGGGGATCAGGACTAGTATAATAAGTATAGACTAGAATAAAGCAAGTTATTATTTGTTAAATACTTAATAGATTGAGAACTATTGGAACCAGAGAGATTTATATACTAGGGTATGACATGTATAATTTAGTATTTAGCCCTAGAATTATTCATGGCTAATCACTTGAGTAGCATTTGGCTGTAGCTGACCCTATAAAGAATGTTCTGTCTATAAAAGCACTTATTGTGCTGATCTATACATGATGATGGAATAGGTTGGTGCTTTTGCAAATTACAGTTACAGGACTTCTGTTAACCCCTTGCCTGACACAGGGGCTGCATTATCCTGCCTAGTAATGTATTTCAGATGAACTCAGATATTCACATACTGTTTCTCCATCGCAAATATCCCACAGTTAATACCAATTATGAACATCCCATCTTTCCCATAGCTGGTGTCAGGTCAGAACTGCGTGCAGCAATTAGTGGT
This genomic stretch from Bombina bombina isolate aBomBom1 chromosome 4, aBomBom1.pri, whole genome shotgun sequence harbors:
- the SIX2 gene encoding homeobox protein SIX2 isoform X2; the encoded protein is MSMLPTFGFTQEQVACVCEVLQQGGNIERLGRFLWSLPACEHLHKNESVLKAKAVVAFHRGNFRELYKILESHQFSPHNHPKLQQLWLKAHYIEAEKLRGRPLGAVGKYRVRRKFPLPRSIWDGEETSYCFKEKSRSVLREWYAHNPYPSPREKRELAEATGLTTTQVSNWFKNRRQRDRAAEAKERENNENTNSNSHNTLSSMNGSKTILGSSDDEKTPSGTPDHTSSSPALLLSSNPGLQVLHGMGHPQGPSAIPVPGTDPMHHHALQDSILNPMSSNLVDLGS
- the SIX2 gene encoding homeobox protein SIX2 isoform X1 — protein: MSMLPTFGFTQEQVACVCEVLQQGGNIERLGRFLWSLPACEHLHKNESVLKAKAVVAFHRGNFRELYKILESHQFSPHNHPKLQQLWLKAHYIEAEKLRGRPLGAVGKYRVRRKFPLPRSIWDGEETSYCFKEKSRSVLREWYAHNPYPSPREKRELAEATGLTTTQVSNWFKNRRQRDRAAEAKERYEENNENTNSNSHNTLSSMNGSKTILGSSDDEKTPSGTPDHTSSSPALLLSSNPGLQVLHGMGHPQGPSAIPVPGTDPMHHHALQDSILNPMSSNLVDLGS